Proteins encoded together in one Dehalococcoidia bacterium window:
- a CDS encoding MFS transporter, with the protein MKNHRPRTIYYGWIVAAACVFIAMAGSGTFNGFGVFIIPMSEEFGWSRSAISLAASVGTMVGGLSQPVFGRVFDRVGGRQLILVGLVAFGVSTVLLMFTSNIVYLVFVFGVLVALAGSAGTFNTAVALVSKWFERRRATAISLVSAGGSLSGLVFVPFVAYTIPLVGWRSTWLILGLIVLVLAVPVAFLVLREDPAEVGQLPDGDEEATYRHSSGSASRAPLESGYWLNALWSVPFWQIAGGYFVCGVTTSMISTHFVPYAIEEGFSPSAGAMAFGVLSGLNIIGVMGAGMLGDRFGRKYVLAAVYATRAVSFLVLLTVPGLWGLFGFAIISGFSWYGTVPLTTSLTAEVYGIRHIGTLSGITYLAHSVGGALSVQFAGIMKDVTGAYLVPFGAGGLLLVAAAIVSLTIREKRYSARYQLSTAG; encoded by the coding sequence GTGAAGAATCACAGACCGCGCACCATCTACTACGGCTGGATAGTCGCAGCGGCGTGTGTGTTTATAGCGATGGCTGGAAGCGGCACGTTCAACGGATTCGGGGTTTTCATCATCCCGATGAGCGAGGAGTTTGGATGGAGTCGCTCGGCGATCTCTCTCGCGGCATCGGTTGGAACGATGGTCGGTGGGCTCAGTCAGCCCGTATTCGGCAGGGTGTTCGACAGGGTCGGCGGACGCCAGCTGATTCTCGTAGGGCTGGTCGCCTTCGGAGTGTCCACAGTCCTGCTGATGTTCACCAGCAATATCGTCTACCTGGTGTTTGTGTTCGGTGTGCTGGTCGCGCTGGCGGGCAGCGCGGGCACGTTCAACACTGCCGTTGCGCTCGTCTCGAAGTGGTTCGAGCGTCGACGCGCGACCGCCATCTCCCTGGTTTCGGCGGGAGGATCCCTCAGCGGACTGGTGTTCGTGCCTTTCGTCGCCTACACCATCCCCCTGGTTGGATGGCGGAGCACATGGCTCATACTTGGACTCATAGTGCTCGTGCTGGCTGTCCCGGTCGCGTTTCTGGTCCTGAGAGAGGATCCGGCTGAAGTCGGACAGCTGCCCGATGGGGACGAGGAGGCAACTTATCGTCATTCGAGTGGCAGCGCATCAAGGGCCCCGCTCGAATCCGGCTACTGGCTGAACGCGCTCTGGTCGGTCCCGTTCTGGCAGATCGCCGGGGGGTACTTCGTCTGCGGCGTTACCACCTCGATGATCTCGACTCACTTCGTGCCCTACGCAATTGAGGAGGGATTTTCCCCATCAGCCGGAGCAATGGCGTTCGGTGTGCTGAGCGGCCTGAACATTATTGGAGTCATGGGCGCAGGGATGCTTGGAGACCGATTTGGCCGCAAGTACGTCCTTGCGGCTGTGTACGCGACGAGGGCTGTCAGCTTCCTGGTGTTGCTCACTGTCCCTGGCCTTTGGGGGCTGTTCGGGTTCGCGATTATCAGCGGGTTCTCGTGGTACGGCACCGTCCCCCTGACGACGTCACTTACAGCCGAGGTCTACGGAATCAGACACATCGGCACGCTCAGCGGAATCACCTATCTCGCTCACTCGGTTGGAGGAGCGCTGTCGGTGCAGTTCGCGGGAATAATGAAGGATGTCACCGGCGCCTACCTCGTGCCATTCGGCGCCGGCGGACTACTGCTGGTCGCCGCCGCAATCGTAAGCCTCACAATCAGGGAGAAGAGGTACTCCGCCCGATACCAGCTTTCTACGGCGGGTTAG
- a CDS encoding histidine phosphatase family protein has protein sequence MKLRIVRHAESTGNAQGRWQGRDDTLLTELGRKQAAKLRERFTSEGYQPSHIYSSPLSRTLETAQIASSAWDIPIVQVDDLMETDIGVFAGKTWQDIEEQMPEVAREFTVSRNLDLVDGAETYTQRSDRAQRVVDLLTGEHTDDDSVLVFTHGGIISHIFAQLVGTDRMWGLGVRNTAMFEFTIAVERWQLDGLDRVNSDLRRINLFNDASHLD, from the coding sequence ATGAAGCTAAGAATTGTCAGACACGCGGAAAGTACAGGGAACGCCCAGGGCCGTTGGCAGGGAAGAGATGACACCCTGCTAACCGAATTAGGCCGAAAACAGGCAGCTAAACTTCGAGAGAGGTTTACTTCCGAGGGCTATCAACCCTCTCACATCTACTCCAGCCCGCTGTCCAGAACACTCGAGACCGCGCAGATAGCATCGAGCGCGTGGGACATCCCCATTGTCCAGGTGGACGACCTGATGGAGACCGACATCGGCGTATTCGCCGGCAAGACCTGGCAGGACATCGAAGAGCAAATGCCAGAGGTCGCAAGGGAGTTCACAGTCAGCAGGAACCTCGACCTGGTAGACGGAGCCGAGACGTACACCCAACGCTCAGACCGAGCTCAGCGTGTCGTAGATTTGCTTACTGGCGAACACACTGACGATGACAGCGTGCTGGTATTCACGCACGGCGGCATCATTAGCCACATCTTCGCTCAACTCGTGGGCACCGACAGAATGTGGGGGCTGGGTGTCCGCAACACGGCGATGTTCGAGTTCACCATCGCAGTCGAGAGATGGCAACTCGACGGCCTCGACCGCGTAAACTCGGATCTGCGCCGGATCAACCTGTTCAACGACGCATCCCACCTGGACTGA
- a CDS encoding S9 family peptidase, with protein sequence MKDRPIPPVAEKRPHSFTHHGITIEDPWHWLRDPNYPKVDDADILAYLTAENDYFKAVMSPHKSLSEAIFEEIKGREQPDRSSVPFKDDDWYYQWRYEEGSQYRVWLRWPADGANAREAPTSDVQTILSEPELAKDSEYFMLGSLSMSNSGSLLAYSTDINGSERFTMVIKDLETGEMLPDQIEETAGNAVWASDDSSFLYTVVDENWRPWQVRLHVLGDPVENDAVVYEETDPGFFIGVGPSSSKQYVIIGAGDHITSEVRLLRSSDLGGEQVLVSPRRSGHEYSIDHQGDRFVVRTNDTHKNTRLATAPEDDPTERSWSTLVYASDTHYIRGFATFQDFIAVHERIEGLDHIRLIDRAGDSTYIRFPESAYSAHIGNNEEFQTNELRLQYSSMVTPDTVYDYHRDTGELEVRKVREIPSGYDASKYVTERTFAEARDGEWVPASVVRRRDTPEDGTAPLYLYGYGAYGIAIPPSFSTTYLSLLDRGFIVVIAHIRGGDDLGYHWYEAGKLDRRTNTFNDFVDVAHHLIEEGYTSQGRITIAGGSAGGELVGAALNLAPDLWGAVAAHVPFVDVLNTILDDTLPLTPIEWPEWGNPIEDKAAFEYIRSYSPYDQLESRDYPPILVTAGLNDPRVTYWEPAKFVAKLRTLKTDDNPLLLKTNMGAGHGGRSGRYEQMYEDAEEYAFILTSMRLVE encoded by the coding sequence ATGAAAGACCGACCCATACCGCCTGTGGCTGAGAAGCGGCCGCACAGCTTTACCCATCACGGCATTACCATCGAGGACCCGTGGCACTGGCTGCGCGATCCCAACTACCCGAAGGTGGATGACGCCGACATACTGGCGTATCTAACCGCTGAGAACGACTACTTCAAGGCGGTGATGTCGCCTCACAAGAGCTTGTCCGAGGCAATCTTCGAGGAGATCAAGGGACGCGAGCAGCCGGACCGCTCCAGCGTGCCGTTCAAGGACGACGACTGGTACTACCAGTGGCGTTACGAGGAGGGAAGTCAGTACCGCGTCTGGCTGCGCTGGCCCGCCGACGGCGCCAATGCGCGGGAAGCCCCGACCTCAGACGTGCAAACGATTCTGAGTGAACCTGAGCTCGCGAAGGACTCCGAGTACTTCATGCTTGGCTCCTTGTCGATGAGCAATAGCGGCTCTCTTCTTGCCTACAGCACCGACATCAACGGCTCCGAGCGGTTCACTATGGTGATCAAAGACCTTGAAACCGGAGAGATGCTTCCAGACCAGATCGAGGAGACCGCAGGGAATGCAGTCTGGGCATCGGATGACTCTTCGTTCCTGTATACGGTGGTGGACGAGAACTGGCGACCCTGGCAGGTGCGGCTTCATGTTCTCGGCGACCCCGTCGAGAATGACGCCGTCGTATACGAGGAGACCGACCCTGGCTTCTTCATCGGTGTGGGCCCATCGTCCTCCAAGCAGTACGTCATCATCGGTGCTGGAGACCACATTACCTCTGAAGTGAGGCTGCTGCGCTCCTCCGATCTCGGGGGTGAACAGGTCCTTGTCTCACCTCGTCGGAGCGGTCACGAGTACTCAATAGACCATCAGGGGGACCGATTCGTCGTTCGGACGAACGACACGCACAAGAACACACGGCTGGCTACGGCGCCAGAGGACGACCCCACTGAGAGGTCCTGGTCGACACTCGTTTACGCCTCCGACACGCACTACATCCGAGGATTCGCGACGTTCCAGGACTTCATCGCCGTTCATGAACGCATCGAGGGACTGGACCACATACGCCTGATCGACCGCGCAGGTGACTCGACGTACATACGCTTCCCGGAGTCGGCCTACAGTGCCCACATCGGGAACAACGAGGAGTTCCAGACCAACGAGTTGCGGCTGCAATACTCGTCGATGGTCACGCCGGACACTGTCTACGACTACCACCGCGATACCGGGGAGCTTGAAGTTCGGAAGGTGCGGGAGATACCAAGCGGATACGACGCCTCCAAGTATGTGACTGAGCGCACTTTTGCCGAAGCGCGTGACGGCGAGTGGGTTCCCGCGTCAGTCGTTCGCCGGAGGGACACGCCGGAGGACGGTACAGCCCCGCTCTATCTATATGGATACGGCGCCTATGGAATTGCCATCCCACCATCGTTTTCCACGACCTACCTGTCGCTCCTGGACCGCGGCTTCATCGTCGTCATTGCTCACATACGAGGAGGGGACGATCTCGGCTACCACTGGTACGAGGCCGGAAAGTTGGACAGACGCACCAACACGTTCAACGACTTCGTGGATGTCGCACATCACCTCATTGAAGAGGGGTACACCAGCCAGGGAAGAATCACCATCGCCGGCGGCAGCGCTGGTGGGGAGCTAGTGGGCGCAGCACTGAATCTGGCCCCGGACCTATGGGGCGCTGTAGCCGCTCACGTCCCATTCGTCGACGTGCTGAACACGATCCTGGATGACACCCTTCCGCTGACGCCGATCGAGTGGCCGGAGTGGGGCAATCCGATTGAGGACAAGGCCGCGTTCGAATACATCCGCTCGTACTCTCCATACGACCAGCTTGAGTCTCGCGACTACCCGCCGATCCTCGTGACAGCCGGGCTGAACGACCCCAGGGTGACCTACTGGGAGCCGGCCAAGTTCGTGGCGAAACTCCGCACGCTCAAGACCGACGACAACCCGCTGCTGCTAAAGACCAACATGGGCGCGGGCCACGGTGGTAGATCAGGTCGCTACGAGCAGATGTACGAAGACGCCGAGGAGTACGCGTTCATCCTGACCAGCATGAGGCTGGTGGAGTAG
- a CDS encoding MFS transporter yields MSTTVQSVGMGMEFVALGWLVLDLTGSPFLVGVASAARMAPFFFLGLVSGAVADRVDRRVFTRWITLVGAFIAALTALPLFLGYQNVWPIIGLTVVMGCVWAFTLTLRQAYTYDIVGPEAALNGMSLTALSQRVGGVAGALVAGAIIEIAGIGVQYLAIGLSYAASAVILMWTREAGQAAVRTPQSVFQNLKGYIEIISTNRTLLTLMILAAITEVFGFTHQSLLPVFARDELGVGSVGLGIMSSFRQGGGIIGLILLAYLSNFRHKGWMIFIIAGTFGLGEMAFSLGGGFIYFVAVLALINASAAIVDTLYKTLMQEVVPNEQRGRAMGSWVLSIGVAPAGHMGVGALAGAFGATRALLINGTVLLAVSIVTALALPKIRRLP; encoded by the coding sequence ATGTCGACTACCGTTCAGTCGGTGGGCATGGGCATGGAGTTCGTCGCTCTTGGCTGGCTGGTTCTCGACCTCACAGGCTCGCCTTTCCTGGTTGGCGTGGCGTCCGCCGCCCGCATGGCCCCGTTCTTCTTTCTTGGCCTGGTCTCAGGAGCCGTCGCCGACCGGGTGGACAGGCGCGTGTTTACACGATGGATCACGCTGGTAGGTGCGTTTATCGCGGCGCTTACCGCGCTCCCGTTGTTTCTGGGTTACCAAAACGTCTGGCCGATAATCGGGCTCACCGTAGTCATGGGGTGTGTATGGGCGTTCACTCTTACGCTCAGACAGGCTTACACCTACGACATAGTTGGTCCCGAGGCCGCGCTCAACGGAATGTCCCTCACGGCGTTGAGTCAGCGAGTAGGCGGAGTGGCGGGCGCTCTCGTAGCCGGCGCCATCATCGAGATCGCCGGCATAGGAGTCCAGTACCTAGCCATCGGACTCAGCTACGCGGCGTCAGCGGTGATCCTGATGTGGACCCGCGAGGCGGGACAGGCAGCGGTAAGGACTCCGCAGTCGGTGTTCCAGAACCTCAAAGGGTACATTGAGATCATCAGCACGAATCGCACTCTGCTGACACTCATGATCCTTGCGGCGATCACAGAGGTATTCGGCTTTACCCACCAGAGCCTGCTGCCGGTGTTCGCAAGGGACGAGCTCGGAGTGGGCTCTGTAGGTCTCGGAATAATGAGCTCCTTCCGCCAGGGTGGGGGGATCATTGGCCTGATTCTCCTCGCGTATCTGAGCAATTTCAGGCACAAGGGGTGGATGATCTTCATCATCGCCGGCACGTTCGGCCTGGGCGAGATGGCATTCAGCCTCGGCGGAGGTTTCATCTACTTCGTTGCGGTGCTTGCGCTGATCAACGCCAGCGCGGCGATAGTAGATACCCTCTACAAGACCCTCATGCAGGAAGTAGTTCCCAACGAGCAGCGAGGGAGGGCCATGGGCTCGTGGGTGCTCAGCATCGGTGTTGCGCCCGCCGGACACATGGGAGTCGGCGCGCTAGCCGGAGCATTCGGTGCAACGCGGGCGCTCCTGATCAATGGAACAGTGCTTCTCGCAGTCAGCATCGTCACTGCACTCGCACTTCCCAAGATCAGACGCCTGCCCTAG